From Alteromonas sp. RKMC-009, one genomic window encodes:
- a CDS encoding MlaA family lipoprotein, which translates to MINTSKSLFACILLGITLMSGCASQRALDEQAQASNEMPQGDPRDPLEPLNRVAWNFNWEVLDQYILRPVTIGYVTVMPQFARTGLVNATNNLDEPGNMFNNFFQGKIDEGLDSLARFIINSTVGLFGAFDVADAMGIKRQRENFGEVLGYWGVETGPYLMFPALGPSDPRSLAGDVADNVYYPMTVLTGSMNVARFAVSILEGRAGLIDQEPQLEQAIDDYAFVKNAYFQNLEFRVTDGKSGEKVIKQEELDDFEEFESMLDDLDLPEEQN; encoded by the coding sequence GTGATCAATACGTCTAAATCACTCTTCGCCTGCATTTTGCTGGGCATAACGTTAATGTCAGGTTGCGCCAGTCAGCGTGCTTTGGATGAGCAGGCACAGGCCAGCAACGAGATGCCGCAAGGCGACCCGCGGGATCCGCTGGAGCCACTGAACCGTGTGGCCTGGAATTTCAACTGGGAAGTACTTGACCAATACATTTTGCGCCCGGTAACAATTGGTTATGTGACTGTTATGCCGCAATTTGCCCGGACCGGACTTGTGAATGCCACCAATAACCTGGATGAGCCCGGTAATATGTTTAATAACTTTTTCCAGGGAAAAATTGACGAAGGGCTGGATAGTCTGGCCAGATTTATCATCAACTCTACCGTAGGATTGTTCGGTGCGTTTGATGTGGCCGACGCGATGGGTATCAAACGTCAGCGTGAGAATTTCGGAGAAGTGCTCGGCTACTGGGGCGTGGAAACGGGTCCTTACCTCATGTTTCCTGCACTGGGGCCAAGCGATCCGCGCTCACTGGCCGGTGATGTAGCGGATAACGTGTATTATCCGATGACTGTGCTTACCGGTAGCATGAATGTGGCCCGTTTCGCTGTCTCTATTCTGGAAGGCCGTGCAGGGCTGATCGATCAGGAGCCGCAGCTTGAGCAGGCGATTGATGACTATGCCTTCGTTAAAAACGCTTATTTCCAGAATCTGGAATTTCGTGTAACTGACGGCAAAAGTGGTGAAAAGGTGATTAAGCAGGAAGAGTTGGACGATTTCGAAGAATTTGAATCTATGCTTGATGATCTTGATTTGCCTGAAGAGCAGAACTAG
- the galE gene encoding UDP-glucose 4-epimerase GalE, whose protein sequence is MKTILVTGGAGYIGSHTVLQLLEQEYHVVVLDNLVNSSAESLRRVEKITGKQVTFVQGDIRDDNVLDTIFSQHQVNAVIHFAGLKAVGESVQKPLEYYENNMYGTLSLCKAMRKHNVMNLVFSSSATVYGDPVSLPLHEKMATGHPTNPYGMSKLMVEHMLTDLYKSDEQWNIVLLRYFNPVGAHKSGLIGEDPNGIPNNLMPYISQVATGKLEQLSVFGDDYDTEDGTGVRDYIHVEDLANGHLKALDRLALNMGLDVYNLGTGQGYSVLEMIKAFEEASGQTVNYRIAPRRSGDVAACYADPTLAAKELNWHAEKNLQDMCKDVWHWQSNNPKGYQD, encoded by the coding sequence ATGAAAACCATCCTGGTAACAGGCGGTGCAGGATATATCGGCAGCCACACTGTGCTTCAGCTGCTGGAACAGGAGTATCATGTTGTCGTACTCGATAACCTGGTTAATTCCAGTGCCGAATCCCTTCGTCGTGTTGAAAAAATCACTGGTAAACAAGTGACATTCGTACAGGGTGACATCCGCGATGACAATGTACTGGATACCATTTTCAGCCAGCATCAGGTTAATGCAGTGATCCACTTTGCCGGTCTGAAGGCGGTTGGTGAATCTGTACAGAAGCCTCTGGAATACTACGAAAACAACATGTACGGCACGCTGAGCCTGTGTAAGGCAATGCGTAAGCACAATGTCATGAATCTGGTTTTCTCCTCTTCAGCCACTGTCTACGGCGATCCTGTGTCGTTACCATTGCATGAGAAAATGGCAACAGGCCATCCGACTAACCCTTACGGCATGTCAAAACTCATGGTGGAACACATGCTGACAGATTTGTACAAGTCAGATGAGCAATGGAACATCGTGTTGTTGCGTTACTTCAATCCGGTGGGTGCACATAAGTCAGGCCTGATTGGTGAGGATCCTAATGGTATTCCGAACAACCTGATGCCATACATCTCTCAGGTAGCTACAGGTAAACTGGAACAACTGAGCGTATTCGGTGATGACTACGATACAGAAGATGGTACAGGCGTAAGAGACTACATTCACGTTGAAGACCTTGCCAATGGGCACCTGAAAGCACTTGACCGCCTGGCACTTAACATGGGACTGGATGTGTACAATCTGGGAACCGGACAAGGCTATTCCGTGCTGGAGATGATTAAAGCATTCGAAGAAGCATCAGGGCAAACTGTTAACTACCGCATAGCTCCCAGACGCAGCGGTGATGTTGCAGCCTGTTATGCCGACCCTACACTGGCGGCAAAAGAGCTTAACTGGCATGCTGAAAAAAACCTGCAGGACATGTGTAAAGATGTGTGGCACTGGCAGTCAAATAACCCGAAAGGTTATCAGGACTGA
- a CDS encoding DUF6170 family protein, producing the protein MAIYFSTRQIPGLSALPLAQRMTVLDSAAKCLTVPEKTLLNILKLLVIVPVFALIIRTTTNWHSLLWALLVFLLYPLVVKPIQYSLCAKYVPQILSKERQ; encoded by the coding sequence ATGGCAATTTATTTTTCTACCAGACAAATTCCGGGCCTGTCCGCTCTTCCCCTTGCTCAGCGTATGACTGTGTTGGACAGTGCCGCAAAATGTCTCACTGTCCCCGAAAAAACTCTGCTCAATATTTTAAAACTACTGGTTATCGTACCGGTGTTTGCCTTGATTATACGGACAACTACGAACTGGCACTCATTGCTGTGGGCATTGCTGGTATTTTTGTTGTATCCGTTAGTCGTGAAACCTATTCAATATTCACTGTGCGCCAAGTATGTGCCACAAATATTATCTAAGGAGAGACAATGA
- a CDS encoding peptide MFS transporter, translating into MKTSNDSSFFGHPGGLQTLFFTEMWERMSYYGMRALLVIFMTLTIQQEGLGFDKETAYAIYGLYTGAVYFMGLSGGWLADRLFGGQNAVWYGGIIIMCGHIVLAIPTTSTFFIGLILVVLGTGLLKPNISAMVGQLYSEHDARRDSGYTLYYMGINIGSIIGNLVCGWLAVNQGYHWAFGAAAVGMGIGLVQYKMTQHKLPSESASPTVNMTPAGVKKSWTGIILFLVTLSIVTYAMSMGYLVIDVAEVAESVAYLFTAIFLLYFGFIYFFGDLSENEKKRMLALFLICVASSCFFAGFEQAGSSLNVFANEDTDRMWGDFEIPFAWFQSLNSLFIIVLSPFFAALWIQLGKRMMDPSYGIKCALGTLIMGSGFIVMFFAAMYAAGDQKVAPYWLVATYFLHTVGELCLSPVALSAVSKLSPRRFSGQLMGLFVLTYSIGSVIAGVMAGAFGTESDNVSALFSNIAMFAGVIGVLVLLFSLKTRSWEKLPQED; encoded by the coding sequence ATAAAAACATCTAACGATTCCAGTTTCTTTGGCCATCCGGGGGGCCTGCAGACACTGTTCTTCACTGAAATGTGGGAGCGCATGAGTTACTACGGTATGCGCGCCCTGCTTGTTATTTTCATGACTCTCACCATCCAGCAGGAAGGTTTAGGATTCGACAAAGAAACCGCCTATGCCATTTATGGTTTGTATACCGGTGCTGTTTATTTCATGGGCCTTTCCGGCGGCTGGCTGGCAGACCGTCTGTTTGGTGGCCAGAATGCAGTGTGGTACGGCGGTATTATTATTATGTGCGGCCATATCGTGCTGGCCATCCCTACCACCTCTACCTTCTTCATCGGCTTGATCCTGGTTGTACTTGGCACAGGTTTATTGAAACCCAACATCAGTGCAATGGTCGGTCAGCTTTATTCTGAACATGATGCCCGCCGTGACAGTGGTTACACCCTGTACTACATGGGTATCAATATCGGGTCAATTATCGGTAACCTGGTGTGTGGCTGGTTAGCCGTTAACCAGGGTTATCACTGGGCATTCGGTGCTGCTGCAGTGGGTATGGGTATTGGTCTTGTTCAATACAAAATGACTCAGCATAAACTGCCTTCAGAATCAGCGAGTCCTACAGTGAACATGACACCAGCCGGTGTGAAGAAAAGTTGGACGGGCATTATTTTGTTTCTGGTCACACTGTCCATCGTCACTTATGCCATGAGCATGGGTTATCTGGTCATTGATGTTGCAGAAGTCGCAGAGTCGGTAGCCTATCTGTTTACTGCTATTTTCCTGCTGTATTTTGGTTTCATCTATTTCTTCGGCGATTTAAGTGAAAATGAAAAGAAGCGGATGCTTGCATTGTTCTTAATCTGCGTAGCCTCTTCCTGCTTCTTTGCCGGTTTCGAACAGGCAGGTTCTTCACTGAACGTGTTTGCTAACGAAGATACTGACCGCATGTGGGGCGACTTTGAAATTCCTTTCGCCTGGTTCCAGTCGCTCAATTCGTTGTTCATCATCGTATTGTCACCTTTCTTTGCCGCCCTGTGGATCCAGTTAGGTAAACGAATGATGGATCCTTCCTACGGTATCAAGTGTGCCCTGGGTACCCTTATCATGGGCAGCGGTTTCATCGTAATGTTTTTTGCAGCCATGTATGCAGCGGGCGATCAGAAAGTGGCGCCTTACTGGTTAGTTGCTACCTACTTCCTCCACACTGTGGGTGAACTGTGTTTAAGCCCGGTAGCATTAAGTGCGGTAAGTAAATTATCCCCCCGCCGCTTCTCAGGACAGCTGATGGGTCTGTTCGTACTGACTTACTCAATCGGCAGTGTGATTGCAGGTGTAATGGCCGGTGCGTTTGGTACAGAGTCAGATAATGTGTCGGCACTGTTCAGCAATATCGCCATGTTTGCCGGCGTCATCGGTGTACTGGTTCTGTTATTCTCGCTGAAAACCCGTAGCTGGGAGAAGCTGCCACAGGAAGATTAA